GCCATCTTCGTCCAATTCCATGGAGTAGATTTGTGAGCTAGGGTTCCTTCCAATATTTACCTGCCAAACGGGATCTTGGGCAAAAGAGAGAGAAATAAAAAGAGTAAGGAGAAAGCAAGCAACTGTGGAAGAAACCAGCAAGTTCATGTTTTTAGGGAGACACCCCAAAACAGGGATCAAATGCCTTTAGGGGTGTCTCCCTTAAAGCAAACGCATTTCATTTCCCTTTTTTGGTTTTAAAAAATCTCTTTTTAAGTGGCTTTAAAAGATTACGGGATGGCGGTACTTCGTCAGCAATAGTATTTACCGAAGCCGCAACCTTTTTTTTAGTTTCAGATGAGGTTTTTTCTAAATCCTTTTTTACCTCGGCAATGATTGGTCTTGCGGTTTCTTGAGCTTTTTTTATCATGGGGGCCAAATTATCTAAGGCTGGCTCTACAGCATTCTTTATCTGTTCTCGGGTTTTTTCTCCTTTTTGCGGGGCGTATGCCAGTCCAAACAAAGCTCCCACGATGCCTCCGAGCATTGCTCCTAGTACAAAGCCTCCCGAATCAGAGGAATTATTTTTTGTCGGATTTTGAGTTGGGCGTATTGTCATCTCCACTTTTAAACAAATTAATCAGCTTAAATCCTTGAGAAAAACCAGCGATAATTGCTGTGATAGACGCTATGGGGTTAGAGACGGCCTCGGCGGCGCTGGAGATTGTGTCCAGCACGCGATTGACTTTGTAAATAGTTTGTCGGGCTTCCTTTAAAATTAAAATTACATAGACAATTAGAAGCACCAGATTTATCGAGAGGAGGATAATAATGATAATTAAAATAGTTTGTATATCCATGGCAGTGTTCCTCCAACATACACCAAAAACTAGGGTTCTGGCAAGTGGGAATCTACCGTGTAGGTAGTCTCTACTACCTCGCCTGCCTTTCCCAACACCCCTAAGTCCTCACCGTTTTTTGTTACTCTAACAACACCAGCATTTCCAGCTTTAATTTGCAATTCCGCCTGTGGTGAAAAGGTTAACTTAACTCCAGAAAGAACCACCCCGTCGAATACTT
The Patescibacteria group bacterium genome window above contains:
- a CDS encoding YtxH domain-containing protein, whose translation is MTIRPTQNPTKNNSSDSGGFVLGAMLGGIVGALFGLAYAPQKGEKTREQIKNAVEPALDNLAPMIKKAQETARPIIAEVKKDLEKTSSETKKKVAASVNTIADEVPPSRNLLKPLKKRFFKTKKGK